One region of Carya illinoinensis cultivar Pawnee chromosome 8, C.illinoinensisPawnee_v1, whole genome shotgun sequence genomic DNA includes:
- the LOC122318096 gene encoding transcription factor MYB78-like, producing the protein MDAEVRGCGSAIQVSSDQEGMDIRRGPWTDEEDSMLKNYVTINGEGRWNSVARCTGLKRTGKSCRLRWLNYLRPDVKRGNITLQEQLLILELHSRWGNRWSKIAQYLPGRTDNEIKNYWRTRVQKQAKQLKCDVNSKQFRDAMRYVWMPRLIERIRAMATPKSQCLDGPTNTYCSDLPLNNQTQLIPNQSHAPMSSGLAEPYLRPAISSTSSDSSEARVSSDLTNDLPCGNYIEISQNESGLIQQGLDIQTYDDQHIDGWFGGGDTLDSFWDYQDQNMWFL; encoded by the exons ATGGATGCTGAAGTGAGAGGTTGTGGGTCTGCAATACAGGTGAGTTCTGATCAAGAGGGCATGGACATTAGGAGAGGTCCATGGACAGATGAAGAGGACTCCATGCTCAAGAATTATGTCACCATCAACGGTGAGGGTCGATGGAATTCCGTTGCTCGCTGCACAG GCTTGAAGCGAACGGGTAAAAGCTGCAGATTAAGATGGTTAAACTATTTGCGCCCTGATGTCAAACGTGGAAATATCACCCTCCAAGAACAGCTCTTGATTCTTGAGCTTCATTCTCGCTGGGGAAAtag GTGGTCCAAAATAGCACAGTATTTGCCTGGAAGAACAGACAATGAGATTAAAAACTACTGGAGAACAAGGGTCCAAAAGCAGGCTAAGCAGCTCAAATGTGACGTCAATAGCAAACAATTCAGAGACGCCATGCGTTACGTTTGGATGCCCAGATTGATAGAGAGGATCCGGGCCATGGCCACCCCCAAATCCCAGTGTTTGGATGGACCCACCAACACATATTGTTCTgatctccccctcaacaatcagACACAGCTCATTCCAAATCAAAGCCATGCACCCATGTCATCCGGCCTGGCTGAGCCCTACTTGAGGCCCGCAATATCGAGTACTTCTTCGGATTCATCGGAGGCCCGAGTTTCCTCGGATCTAACAAACGATTTACCATGTGGTAATTACATCGAGATTTCTCAAAACGAGTCAGGTTTGATCCAGCAGGGCTTGGATATCCAAACATATGATGATCAGCATATCGATGGATGGTTTGGTGGTGGGGACACATTGGATAGTTTCTGGGATTATCAAGATCAGAATATGTGGTTTTTGTAA
- the LOC122274140 gene encoding gibberellin 2-beta-dioxygenase 2-like: MVVPSPTPTRTKKTKAVGIPTIDLSLNMSTLSDQLVKACEEFGFFKLINHGVSKEIIQKLEEEGAGFFAKATTEKQRAGPASPFGYGCKNIGRNGDMGELEYLLLHTSPLSISERSTAISNDPTKFCCAVNNYVGAVKDIACEILDLVAEGLRIQDKCVFSRLISDVQSDSLLRINHYPGVNGIDDWDPSPKLHQCKSNRIGFGEHSDPQILTILRSNDVGGLQIALQDGLWIPVPPDPNEFFVFVGDALQALTNGRLVSVRHRALSNSSMKPRMSMMYFGAPPLNAWISPLSELVSPQKPNLYKPFTWEEYKKAAYSLRLGDTRLDLFKICTHHDQEIINSLIN; this comes from the exons ATGGTGGTGCCTTCTCCGACTCCAACACGAACCAAGAAAACAAAGGCAGTAGGGATACCGACCATTGATCTTTCTCTGAATATGTCAACGTTATCGGACCAACTCGTGAAAGCTTGCGAAGAATTCGGTTTCTTCAAATTGATTAACCATGGTGTTTCGAAGGAGATAATTCAAAAGTTGGAAGAGGAAGGGGCTGGTTTTTTTGCCAAAGCCACCACTGAGAAGCAACGAGCTGGGCCAGCTAGTCCCTTTGGTTATGGGTGCAAAAACATTGGCCGCAATGGTGATATGGGTGAGCTGGAATACCTTCTACTTCACACCAGCCCTCTCTCCATTTCCGAAAGATCCACAGCTATCTCCAATGATCCAACAAAGTTCTG TTGTGCTGTGAATAATTACGTGGGAGCAGTCAAAGACATAGCGTGTGAGATTCTTGATCTAGTGGCCGAGGGCCTTCGGATCCAGGACAAGTGCGTCTTCAGTAGGCTCATTAGCGACGTCCAAAGTGACTCACTGCTCAGGATCAATCACTATCCTGGTGTGAACGGCATCGATGATTGGGACCCATCTCCCAAACTTCATCAGTGCAAAAGCAATCGGATCGGATTTGGGGAACATTCTGACCCTCAGATCTTGACCATCCTGCGATCCAATGACGTGGGGGGCCTCCAAATAGCTCTGCAAGATGGATTGTGGATCCCAGTCCCTCCTGACCCCAATGAATTCTTTGTGTTCGTTGGAGATGCCTTACAG GCTTTGACAAATGGGAGGCTTGTGAGCGTGAGACATAGAGCATTATCAAACAGCTCGATGAAGCCAAGGATGTCAATGATGTATTTTGGGGCTCCACCACTCAATGCATGGATCTCTCCTCTATCAGAGTTGGTGTCACCACAGAAGCCAAACCTCTACAAGCCATTCACTTGGGAGGAATACAAGAAAGCTGCATACTCTCTCCGATTGGGAGATACCCGTCTTGACCTCTTCAAGATTTGTACTCACCATGATCAAGAAATAATCAACTCATTGATCAATTGA